A single genomic interval of Mycolicibacterium holsaticum DSM 44478 = JCM 12374 harbors:
- a CDS encoding DUF2017 domain-containing protein, whose protein sequence is MRKWKRVDTPDGPRFRSALAQHEAALLRSLATSMIGMLDERQSSAPADELEQITGMRTGNSTPPQDETMKRLLPDFYRSQTDHPAGSGTAESLNRALRSLHEPEIIDAKIQAAQQLLETLPEAGGKLELREDDAHCWAAAVNDMRLALGSMLGVASGGPDELAPDHPLAGHLDVYQWLTVLQEYLVLGLMGKSR, encoded by the coding sequence GTGCGTAAATGGAAGCGGGTCGACACTCCCGACGGCCCGCGATTTCGCTCGGCGTTGGCTCAGCACGAGGCCGCGCTGCTGCGCAGCCTTGCCACGTCCATGATCGGCATGCTCGATGAGCGTCAATCCTCTGCTCCCGCAGACGAACTCGAACAGATCACCGGTATGCGCACCGGGAACTCGACGCCGCCGCAGGACGAAACGATGAAGCGCCTGCTGCCCGACTTCTACCGGTCCCAGACCGACCATCCGGCCGGCTCGGGCACGGCCGAGTCGCTCAACCGCGCCTTGCGCAGCCTGCACGAGCCCGAGATCATCGACGCGAAAATCCAAGCCGCGCAGCAGCTTTTGGAAACCCTTCCGGAGGCGGGCGGCAAACTCGAACTGCGCGAGGATGATGCGCACTGCTGGGCTGCCGCCGTCAACGACATGCGGTTGGCGCTGGGCAGCATGCTCGGTGTCGCCTCGGGCGGGCCCGACGAGTTGGCCCCCGACCATCCGTTGGCGGGGCACCTCGACGTGTACCAGTGGCTGACCGTGCTGCAGGAGTACCTGGTCCTCGGACTCATGGGGAAATCGCGTTGA